The window GGCaattaatgttcatttttcataagCCTGGTTGTCTGGTGGAAAAAACTGTCTCGGAGCCTGCTGGTCCGGGCTTTGAGGCTGCGGGACCGTTTACCAGATGGCAGAAGCTGAAACAATCTGTAGTTGGGGTTAGAGTTAGAAATACAGTTGTAATACACTTGGAAAATAATAGAACACCtcaaaatatgtatgttttaatgtaatgttagtaTATCAATGTGTCACAAATTTATTGATTAAGTATTTTAATCATGATAATTATTTGAACTTTGCATCCCCCAGCCTCTTCCTGAGTTGTTTTGCATCGCTGGCATGGTTTTCATAGGCACAGGCTTCACATATGGCCTGCATGGTTATTGGAAGGTTCCGGGTCTCAGCATATCATACCCAGCCTCACCACCCTGCAGGAGGGCGTTTTCAGCCAGGGGAAAGCCAAGTGGAGTTTAatgcctgggacacactggatgcgtgaaccTCAACAGTGCGTgtgcgtcgctgaactgctgcgtctctcaCGCTTGCAGCGGCCACACAggaagcgtgtctgctgcggTGCCTCTGCCAatggcagccctatctttctcgttttccctgtctatttctgctgagaactgCACGcatcacacagagaaaataggCAAGACCTTGAATCTCTAGATGACGCGATGCAGCAGcctctaacctgttaacatgggcgccaAAATGAAAGGCAAGAGGTTCTGCGACGCACACGCGCTGCTcacacatccagtgtgtcccaggcgtaaGGAACTGCTTCTGGGTGCTACACTGCATGATCCAGGCCTACTACTGTTTACCAGATGTGTGCACTAGCTCACTCATTATATAGATCAGTAGCTAAACCGCGCTGTCACACTGGACAATGCGGTTTAGCTACTGATGCCGACTTTGTATGAAGCAACTACTTTACAGTAACGttaccacaacaacaaatggaGTCACCTGTTAGCTTCTCACCCAAGCGAGGCTAAAGAATCAGAGCACCAGCAGCTACACAACCTCGCCTAACTTCATATTTTTTCCCTATAAATTACATAATGTTAATGTTCTATATAATTTGAACGAATTCCATAGCACTGTGAATTCATTCAAACTTTATAAGGGAAAAAGTGACAGCCTTAGTGCGTATGCTGCACGGGAGATAAACctgcttttctgctgctctgtttgtttAAGCTTCAAGTCTACTTTTTTCCAACCCTGCTCATCAGTGAAGCATGGATATACATACTTTgactgctatgtaaataaattatatattcacaataaagaaatctATAAATAATTATGTTAAACTAATTTTGGCCATCTGCACCAAGATTTCAGTTTCTACTGATAGGCTAGATGATCAGTAATTTTGAGAATTTTCACTGTATTGATGATAGAGATTTAATCACgatattttacatataatgtgtatatttgttttttattttaaattgtagcCTATATTCCACATAATTCAATCACTGTATTGCatgtcaaaaactgaaaatcactcTCTTGCCTAAAGCTTGTGCAAAATACTGCACTAGAGTTTTAACTGGTTCCAAATGTAGAGACTACTACATCACTGCAAATTAAGCATCCCAACACAGGATACCAGTCAGTTTTACAAATGGCTTTAAGATTTTGTTGATCACATTTAAAGAACAGCTTGATCTGGCCTCAACCTTATTTTCAGACCTTTTTAAACCCTTAATGTCCCTGCACTAAAAGAGGCAAAGTTTGATCATGCTCAATTTCTGTTCAAGCGGCAAACTGCACTCCTTAAGAACGGCAGCCTCATGGTTCCCCTCTGCCTTGACAGCTTTAATTTAGCTGAATCGCCTATTTGCATTATTGTAGATATTGAGCATGAACAGCTAACATTTTGAGACATGAAAGGGTAGCTTCTAGTGTGTGCAACCCAGGCTTTAAAGACAGTGTTTAGCAAGACCTAGAAAACAATGCAAGGCAGGATTGAGCTCAAAGCTTGTTGAAAGCATTTTCCCATACCTGTGCTGATTTTCTCTCAAGCATAATATTACCAGACCGTTTCTGATTCAGACAAGACAGCTTATGAATTGACAGCTTTTCATGACAGAGCTTCATTATTCTGTCAGCAGTCCCTCACTAGTTCAAAGTCATTGTAACTCAACCACAGCAGAatggtctctttctctttagTCAACTGTGTGACAAATGCAATCCTTCAAGATCAGGCAAACAAGATGGTATTTTTCCTTGATGATGCTTGATGTTTGaacaatttcagtgttctaAATTAATGGATGTATTAGTCTACACAATCCACAGCAGAAAAGAGTAATGCTTTCTGTTGCAACCTCAGTTTATTATTTAGGCTGATAAAACAGGtgtatttttaacatgtaaatCCTGCCTTGAGCAGCTTTAATTgcattgacattttatttatttattttattttatttattgtgaagTTATTGTGAAAATTCACTGAAAGAATGAGGTATTAAAGATACAAACAAAATCTCTCTTTTCTAGGGGCATTTGTGTTTGCCCCCAGTCTTCAGAGTATGACAGTAATGTTTTACTCTGGTGTTGGTGTGGAGGTTCGTGTGCAAGAGGGAACCCTGGCAGTGACTGTCCTGCTGCCACCAGAGTATATTAACCACATCCATGGTCTCTCACCCTCTCACCCTTCAAATGACCTGTCAACCCAACTGAGAGAGGTTATCTCCTCAGCAGACGGCACTGCAGTGGAAATTTTCACCTTTGGAGCTAGCTGTGAGTGTGAAATATTTGTGTTAGTGAAACtgcaaacaatcaatcaaattgACCAGTGCTGAACACAATTagttctcattttaaaaatataaaaaaactttttaaattttgtttggAGAGCCATGTTGTATGTTTAGAGGGGTAAGAGCAGACATGAGATAATGCAATAATATTTACCCATCACTTTGACTGTGTAAACTTCTACCATATTTTAGCCACATCTTCCAAAAGCTTTGACAAATGTTTTAAGAGTGCGCAGGAAGAAAACAAGGCACATGTTTAGagttagtgcagctttaatagaTTACAGAGATATCATAGGCTGTGACCATACAGTGCAAGTGAAACCACATCTCTGGAACACAGTTGAGGCCACAAccacatacatacatgataataaCATCTCAGCTGTAATTACAGAACAGACCCTCAAAACTGAGAGACTTTTCGTGCACTTGACCTTTTGACTGAAATCATTTGCTTTACTGTTACTGCAGCAAACACTCACTTTAAGATTGTGGGAGCTAATAAATTTATTGGTGCTGAAAGGGTGACATATGTGTATGCATCAAAGTCATGACTCCACCAAAAGAAAACCATGAtgggatggtgtgtgtgtgtcctacatTGATCTCTGAGAgttatgtttttatcttcaaATTAAAACCTGCCTTGtcagtcttttatttttcattccacGTTGTAAGCCAAACAGTCTGAATGGTCAAACATATGATGCTGTGGCTATAATTCCCAAATGTTGTTGGCCATGTCTGATTTGTTCCTATAGCAACTTGTGGTACCTGGTAGTCAGTCAGGAGTTGGCCcactttattcatatttttaatgtttatctACATGTGCTGTGCTTATATTTGTAATGTAAATGCTGTAATGAAATTCAGGATGTTTCTCTCACATGATTATCACACCTTCCACCACTGGCGTTTGATTTAGTTAGTTTAGGGCAAGGGTCAGTCTGACAACCCGTATTTAGTTTTTCTAAGGAAATTGAAATTTCTTATTCtgattaaatgtttcatttttatccaCAGGTACCTTTTGGATACCAACAATTTCCCACCAACCCACGACCCTGCTTTTGTTCCTGGCTTTTCTCAAGCTGTGAGACTTGGCAACCCTTTGGTGGCAGACATGTTGCAAACATGCTTTGGAGAAGGAGTAAAGTTCTGTAAATATGACACCCTTTCCACTCGGAGTTTCGCAATGGGAAATGCCACTCTCGGGGCCTTCCAAAATCACCAGGTCATCATGAAAGCCCTGGAGCCAGGTACCATGTGAAACAAGCCAATTCTCTGTCCTTACTCATATATACTCATAGGCCAAAGCCTGGtgacatatttgtgtgtattatatCACTGTTGATGTAAAAGGGCAACTGTATTTGTGGGCGATTACATATTTATGGTTGCCTCGTTAAATctttgaataaatgatgacatgcTTAAACAGCAACATACAAAACCAGTAaaagcttgtgtgtgtctgtagtaaTAAAACCATACAGCACAGTGTTGAtgctaaattaaataaaagcacTAGTactaaaagttttttttaaaaaagcattagATTTCACAATTCATGTGTTATTGTTTCTTAGTGGTGTCTTGTGGCTGGCTTCCCACACCCACAAATGGGAAGAAGAAGGGGACACATTATCCAGAGGGAAACACTCTTAACTTCTCCTGATAACTACATACTATACAGTTCAACAGAGCACAATTGTCTGGATGATGGGACTTGGACAGGAGAGCAACCCTACTGCATAACAGGTTGGTCTTAATGAGAAAATAGATGCTgagtaaaaaacaataaactgtaTGATATATTAGGTAATAGCTAAAATGAACATGTATGATAAAATCTCCATTATTAATATATCCTGCCCCATGAAGAAAATTCTCTCTTAAAGGACAATACCTGGAACTCTTGGAAAACCTTCCTTGGTACATTTACCAATACTTTGACATCACAAAAAAGCGTTGCATTGCATGTTGTTGGAAAACAAATATAGAGGACAGACGAGTATGTAGCACACATGTATGTTGtgaatcatttttcatattaacaaaTGTCCAAATGCATCTGCccttaaacacaaacaaggGGTGATTTCAAAACAGTCCCTTCTGATTTAATTTCACTTGCAAATTCATGGAAATTCTTAAATTTTTACTTGGTCATAGTCCAATTCTAATCAGCGTGTGAAgtagatatttttttctttggttcATTCACTTGTGAAACAGCTTGCTGTGATTCTCTACACTCTACATAATtaaacttacttacttacttattacCAACTAACTCCtcacatgttttatattcagtACGATTGGCAGCATACTTCGTGGAAAACTGAGAGGGACTTTGGGAATCCTCTTCTTCTTGTCCAGTCTCTTTGAAAGCTAAGATTCAATAGACTCAGCTATCGGTTACTCATGCAGACCATTAGCTACGAAGCTATAAACTTCTGAACCTGGATTGGCTTGGCTTTGTGTTTGTAAATTGGAACCACCTGGGCCCCTCTAATGGTTTCATTCATCACCACAACAGTGAACTCTGAATGAGTATTGTAGTCGCTGGCTACCATTAGGTGGCAGTATTTCCCATGGAATTCCTAGTGTCTCGTGTTTGTGACAGAACAAGTTAATACATCCTTTTGTCTCATGATCTTTTTGAAAATCTTGAAAATGAACAACATAGTGATAATTCGTCCATATTGCAGTGACAGCAAGTCTGCATGAAATTACATCTTTGATCACTTAGATGGggagaaatgaaagaaacacaCCCTTGATTTCAAGAATTTCAAGGTTTTTCTTCATCTACCTATCATCTAAATGAAGTGAGAGCAAGCAGGGA of the Thunnus maccoyii chromosome 9, fThuMac1.1, whole genome shotgun sequence genome contains:
- the susd2 gene encoding LOW QUALITY PROTEIN: sushi domain-containing protein 2 (The sequence of the model RefSeq protein was modified relative to this genomic sequence to represent the inferred CDS: inserted 2 bases in 1 codon), whose amino-acid sequence is MSSLTVLVLRHRPKQTQADSMYLLDTNNFPPTHDPAFVPGFSQAVRLGNPLVADMLQTCFGEGVKFCKYDTLSTRSFAMGNATLGAFQNHQVIMKALEPVVSCGWLPTPTNGKKKGTHYPEGNTLNFSXDNYILYSSTEHNCLDDGTWTGEQPYCITDDNMGFILGTVGSLSSMITMGVMINPHNRKQDSLHRKINSSIPLMQ